In Anabas testudineus chromosome 12, fAnaTes1.2, whole genome shotgun sequence, one genomic interval encodes:
- the LOC113159556 gene encoding disheveled-associated activator of morphogenesis 2-like isoform X2 — MPPRKRTRPGLGFLCCFGSSEPLEINLKDSVPLQLLEFSAPMPPAEELHARFSELVDELDLTDKNREAMFALPDEKKWQIYCSKKKEQEDPNKLATSWPDYYIDRINSMAAMQTLFAFDEEEMEMRNKVVEDLKTALRTQPMRFVTRFIELDGLTCLLNFLRSMDYETSESRVHTSVIGCIKALMNNSQGRAHVLAHPQSINTISQSLRTENIKTKVAVLEILGAVCLVPDGHKKVLQAMAHYQKYAAERTRFQTLLNELDRSTGRYRDEVNLKTAIMSFINAVLNAGAGEDNLEFRLHLRYEFLMLGIQPVIDKLREHENATLDRHLDFFEMVRNEDDSELAKRFDMSHIDTKSAGAMFELIKKKLSHTDSYPHLLSILQHSLQMPYKRGGGSLQHWQLLDRILQQIVLQDDKGEDPDVAPLDNFNVKNIIRMLVNENEVKQWRDQAEKFRKDHAELLAKLERKERECETKTHEKEEMMKTLNKMKDKLQREGVELRSAREQVLDLSTRINDIAGGSASFPPPPPPPGAPMAAPPPPMMGGFPPPPPPLPFSCPPPPPPPPPPGAPPPPPGAPPIFGAPPPPVPCSFNTATTMRSKSIPQPSHPLKSFNWAKLRENDINGTIWNDIDDLRAFKILDLKDIEKMFSAYQRQQKETGSMDDLYVSTRKVKELSVIDGRRAQNCVILLSKLKMSNEEIKRAILEMDEREELAKDMLEQLLKFVPEKSDVDLLEEHKHELERMARADRFLFEMSRIDHYQQRLQALFFKKKFAERLAETKPKVEAILNASKEVVRSKRLTQVLEVVLAFGNFMNKGQRGNAYGFKISSLNKIADTKSSIDRNITMLHYLIMIFEKNYPDTLHIQQDIGSVPEAAKVNLAELEKEVHNIKSGLKALEAELHYQQSRTRERGDKFVAVIGDFITVAGFSFSELEDQLSEAKDKFAKSLKHFGEEEGRMQPDEFFGIFDTFLQSFSEARQDLENMQRRKDEEERRARMEAMLKEQRERERRAKKGGTSDEVDGEFDDLVSALRSGEVFDKDLNKFKRNRKRSVNQLVEGGGRERAVTKVNY; from the exons GAGCAAGAGGACCCCAACAAGCTGGCCACCAGCTGGCCTGACTACTATATCGACCGCATCAACTCCATGGCTGCT ATGCAGACACTGTTCGCCTTCGATGAGGAGGAAATGGAAATGCGGAACAAGGTGGTGGAAGATCTGAAGACAGCACTTCGGACTCAGCCTATGAG GTTCGTCACGCGATTCATTGAGCTGGATGGCCTCACCTGCCTGCTCAACTTCCTGCGCAGCATGGACTACGAGACGTCGGAGAGCCGCGTCCACACCTCCGTTATCGGCTGTATCAAGGCCCTGATGAACAACTCGCAGGGCCGCGCTCACGTCTTGGCCCATCCACAGAGCATTAACACCATCTCACAGAGCCTGCGGACGGAGAACATCAAGACGAAAGTGGCAGTGCTGGAGATTCTGGGGGCGGTGTGCTTGGTGCCCGACGGACACAAGAAGGTGCTGCAGGCCATGGCACACTACCAGAAATATGCAGCTGAGAGGACTCGCTTCCAG ACACTGCTAAATGAGCTGGATAGGAGTACAGGCCGCTACAGAGACGAGGTCAACTTGAAGACGGCCATCATGTCCTTCATCAATGCTGTGCTCAATGCTGGAGCTGGGGAG GACAACCTGGAGTTCCGCCTCCACCTCAGGTATGAGTTCCTGATGTTGGGCATCCAGCCGGTCATCGACAAGCTTCGGGAGCATGAAAACGCCACTCTGGATAG gcATTTAGACTTCTTTGAGATGGTGCGGAATGAGGATGACTCGGAGCTGGCCAAAAGATTTGATATG TCCCACATAGACACTAAGAGTGCCGGTGCCATGTTTGAGTTGATCAAGAAGAAGCTGAGCCACACAGATTCCtacccccacctcctctccatccttcaACATAGCCTGCAGATGCCCT ACAAGCGTGGCGGCGGCAGCCTGCAGCACTGGCAGCTTTTAGACAGGATCCTCCAGCAGATAGTCCTACAGGACGACAAGGGCGAGGACCCAGACGTCGCTCCTCTCGACAACTTCAATGTTAAAAACATCATTCGAAT GTTGGTGAATGAGAACGAGGTGAAGCAGTGGCGAGACCAGGCAGAGAAGTTCAGGAAAG ATCACGCAGAGCTGCTTGCTAAACTAGAGAGAAAGGAGCGGGAGTGTGAAACCAAGACCCACGAAAAGGAGGAGATGATGAAGACCTTGAATAAGATGAAGGACAAGCTGCAGCGTGAGGGTGTGGAGCTGCGCTCAGCCAGGGAACAAGTCCTGGACCTTTCAACACGCATAAATGACATAGCT GGTGGCAGTGCGTCtttcccacctcctcctccacctcctggtGCACCCATGGCTGCACCTCCACCGCCTATGATGGGTGGCTTCCCTCCGCCACCACCTCCGCTACCATTCAGCTGCCcgcctcctccaccacctcccccaCCGCCCGGAGCCCCGCCTCCTCCACCTGGGGCACCTCCTATTTTCGGAGCCCCGCCTCCTCCTGTTCCCTGTTCTTTCAACACAGCGACCACCATGAGGTCCAAGTCCATCCCTCAGCCTTCTCATCCGCTGAAGTCCTTCAACTGGGCCAAACTGAGAGAG AATGATATCAATGGCACCATCTGGAATGACATTGATGACCTCAGAGCTTTCAAGATTCTTGACCTTAAGGACATAGAGAAGATGTTCTCCGCCTATCAGAGACAGCAG aaAGAGACGGGCTCCATGGATGACTTATATGTCAGCACGCGGAAGGTCAAAGAGCTGTCGGTTATCGATGGTAGACGTGCACAGAACTGTGTCATCCTGCTTTCAAA GCTAAAAATGAGCAATGAAGAGATCAAGAGGGCGATCCTCGAGATGGATGAGAGAGAAGAGCTAGCCAAAGATATGCTGGAGCAG CTGCTGAAGTTTGTCCCAGAGAAAAGTGACGTTGATCTGTTGGAGGAGCACAAACATGAGCTGGAGCGCATGGCCCGAGCTGATCGCTTCCTCTTTGAAATGAGCAG AATCGACCACTACCAGCAGAGACTGCAGGCTCTGTTCTTTAAGAAGAAGTTCGCAGAACGTCTTGCTGAAACTAAGCCTAAAGTCGAAG ccATCCTGAATGCGTCCAAGGAGGTTGTTCGGAGCAAGCGGCTGACTCAGGTCCTGGAGGTGGTGCTGGCCTTCGGCAACTTCATGAACAAGGGGCAGAGAGGCAACGCTTATGGCTTCAAGATCTCCAGCCTCAACAAGATCGCTGACACGAAATCCAGCATAGACAG AAACATCACCATGTTGCACTACCTGATCATGATCTTTGAGAAGAACTACCCAGACACTCTGCACATCCAGCAGGATATTGGCAGCGTACCGGAGGCAGCCAAAGTCAA tTTGGCTGAGTTGGAAAAAGAGGTGCACAATATCAAAAGCGGATTAAAGGCTCTCGAAGCG GAGTTACACTACCAGCAGAGCAGGACGAGGGAACGTGGGGATAAGTTTGTGGCCGTGATCGGTGACTTCATCACTGTGGCTGGCTTCAGCTTCTCCGAACTGGAGGACCAGCTGAGTGAAGCCAAGGACAAG TTTGCCAAATCTTTGAAGCACTTTggggaggaagaagggaggaTGCAGCCCGATGAGTTCTTCGGGATCTTCGACACATTCTTACAGTCGTTCAGCGAAGCGCGGCAGGACCTGGAGAACATGCAGCGACGCAAGgacgaggaggagaggagggctCGAATGGAGGCCATG CTGAAGGAGCAGAGGGAACGGGAACGGCGGGCCAAGAAAGGCGGCACTTCAGACGAGGTCGACGGGGAGTTCGACGACCTGGTCTCGGCGCTGCGTTCCGGCGAGGTCTTCGACAAGGACCTGAACAAGTTCAAGCGGAACCGCAAGCGCTCCGTCAACCAGCTGGTGGAGGGTGGTGGCCGCGAACGAGCCGTCACAAAGGTCAACTACTAG
- the LOC113159556 gene encoding disheveled-associated activator of morphogenesis 2-like isoform X1 translates to MPPRKRTRPGLGFLCCFGSSEPLEINLKDSVPLQLLEFSAPMPPAEELHARFSELVDELDLTDKNREAMFALPDEKKWQIYCSKKKEQEDPNKLATSWPDYYIDRINSMAAMQTLFAFDEEEMEMRNKVVEDLKTALRTQPMRFVTRFIELDGLTCLLNFLRSMDYETSESRVHTSVIGCIKALMNNSQGRAHVLAHPQSINTISQSLRTENIKTKVAVLEILGAVCLVPDGHKKVLQAMAHYQKYAAERTRFQTLLNELDRSTGRYRDEVNLKTAIMSFINAVLNAGAGEDNLEFRLHLRYEFLMLGIQPVIDKLREHENATLDRHLDFFEMVRNEDDSELAKRFDMSHIDTKSAGAMFELIKKKLSHTDSYPHLLSILQHSLQMPYKRGGGSLQHWQLLDRILQQIVLQDDKGEDPDVAPLDNFNVKNIIRMLVNENEVKQWRDQAEKFRKDHAELLAKLERKERECETKTHEKEEMMKTLNKMKDKLQREGVELRSAREQVLDLSTRINDIAGGSASFPPPPPPPGAPMAAPPPPMMGGFPPPPPPLPFSCPPPPPPPPPPGAPPPPPGAPPIFGAPPPPVPCSFNTATTMRSKSIPQPSHPLKSFNWAKLRENDINGTIWNDIDDLRAFKILDLKDIEKMFSAYQRQQDLLTNQSFKQKETGSMDDLYVSTRKVKELSVIDGRRAQNCVILLSKLKMSNEEIKRAILEMDEREELAKDMLEQLLKFVPEKSDVDLLEEHKHELERMARADRFLFEMSRIDHYQQRLQALFFKKKFAERLAETKPKVEAILNASKEVVRSKRLTQVLEVVLAFGNFMNKGQRGNAYGFKISSLNKIADTKSSIDRNITMLHYLIMIFEKNYPDTLHIQQDIGSVPEAAKVNLAELEKEVHNIKSGLKALEAELHYQQSRTRERGDKFVAVIGDFITVAGFSFSELEDQLSEAKDKFAKSLKHFGEEEGRMQPDEFFGIFDTFLQSFSEARQDLENMQRRKDEEERRARMEAMLKEQRERERRAKKGGTSDEVDGEFDDLVSALRSGEVFDKDLNKFKRNRKRSVNQLVEGGGRERAVTKVNY, encoded by the exons GAGCAAGAGGACCCCAACAAGCTGGCCACCAGCTGGCCTGACTACTATATCGACCGCATCAACTCCATGGCTGCT ATGCAGACACTGTTCGCCTTCGATGAGGAGGAAATGGAAATGCGGAACAAGGTGGTGGAAGATCTGAAGACAGCACTTCGGACTCAGCCTATGAG GTTCGTCACGCGATTCATTGAGCTGGATGGCCTCACCTGCCTGCTCAACTTCCTGCGCAGCATGGACTACGAGACGTCGGAGAGCCGCGTCCACACCTCCGTTATCGGCTGTATCAAGGCCCTGATGAACAACTCGCAGGGCCGCGCTCACGTCTTGGCCCATCCACAGAGCATTAACACCATCTCACAGAGCCTGCGGACGGAGAACATCAAGACGAAAGTGGCAGTGCTGGAGATTCTGGGGGCGGTGTGCTTGGTGCCCGACGGACACAAGAAGGTGCTGCAGGCCATGGCACACTACCAGAAATATGCAGCTGAGAGGACTCGCTTCCAG ACACTGCTAAATGAGCTGGATAGGAGTACAGGCCGCTACAGAGACGAGGTCAACTTGAAGACGGCCATCATGTCCTTCATCAATGCTGTGCTCAATGCTGGAGCTGGGGAG GACAACCTGGAGTTCCGCCTCCACCTCAGGTATGAGTTCCTGATGTTGGGCATCCAGCCGGTCATCGACAAGCTTCGGGAGCATGAAAACGCCACTCTGGATAG gcATTTAGACTTCTTTGAGATGGTGCGGAATGAGGATGACTCGGAGCTGGCCAAAAGATTTGATATG TCCCACATAGACACTAAGAGTGCCGGTGCCATGTTTGAGTTGATCAAGAAGAAGCTGAGCCACACAGATTCCtacccccacctcctctccatccttcaACATAGCCTGCAGATGCCCT ACAAGCGTGGCGGCGGCAGCCTGCAGCACTGGCAGCTTTTAGACAGGATCCTCCAGCAGATAGTCCTACAGGACGACAAGGGCGAGGACCCAGACGTCGCTCCTCTCGACAACTTCAATGTTAAAAACATCATTCGAAT GTTGGTGAATGAGAACGAGGTGAAGCAGTGGCGAGACCAGGCAGAGAAGTTCAGGAAAG ATCACGCAGAGCTGCTTGCTAAACTAGAGAGAAAGGAGCGGGAGTGTGAAACCAAGACCCACGAAAAGGAGGAGATGATGAAGACCTTGAATAAGATGAAGGACAAGCTGCAGCGTGAGGGTGTGGAGCTGCGCTCAGCCAGGGAACAAGTCCTGGACCTTTCAACACGCATAAATGACATAGCT GGTGGCAGTGCGTCtttcccacctcctcctccacctcctggtGCACCCATGGCTGCACCTCCACCGCCTATGATGGGTGGCTTCCCTCCGCCACCACCTCCGCTACCATTCAGCTGCCcgcctcctccaccacctcccccaCCGCCCGGAGCCCCGCCTCCTCCACCTGGGGCACCTCCTATTTTCGGAGCCCCGCCTCCTCCTGTTCCCTGTTCTTTCAACACAGCGACCACCATGAGGTCCAAGTCCATCCCTCAGCCTTCTCATCCGCTGAAGTCCTTCAACTGGGCCAAACTGAGAGAG AATGATATCAATGGCACCATCTGGAATGACATTGATGACCTCAGAGCTTTCAAGATTCTTGACCTTAAGGACATAGAGAAGATGTTCTCCGCCTATCAGAGACAGCAG GACCTGCTCACTAACCAATCCTTCAAACAG aaAGAGACGGGCTCCATGGATGACTTATATGTCAGCACGCGGAAGGTCAAAGAGCTGTCGGTTATCGATGGTAGACGTGCACAGAACTGTGTCATCCTGCTTTCAAA GCTAAAAATGAGCAATGAAGAGATCAAGAGGGCGATCCTCGAGATGGATGAGAGAGAAGAGCTAGCCAAAGATATGCTGGAGCAG CTGCTGAAGTTTGTCCCAGAGAAAAGTGACGTTGATCTGTTGGAGGAGCACAAACATGAGCTGGAGCGCATGGCCCGAGCTGATCGCTTCCTCTTTGAAATGAGCAG AATCGACCACTACCAGCAGAGACTGCAGGCTCTGTTCTTTAAGAAGAAGTTCGCAGAACGTCTTGCTGAAACTAAGCCTAAAGTCGAAG ccATCCTGAATGCGTCCAAGGAGGTTGTTCGGAGCAAGCGGCTGACTCAGGTCCTGGAGGTGGTGCTGGCCTTCGGCAACTTCATGAACAAGGGGCAGAGAGGCAACGCTTATGGCTTCAAGATCTCCAGCCTCAACAAGATCGCTGACACGAAATCCAGCATAGACAG AAACATCACCATGTTGCACTACCTGATCATGATCTTTGAGAAGAACTACCCAGACACTCTGCACATCCAGCAGGATATTGGCAGCGTACCGGAGGCAGCCAAAGTCAA tTTGGCTGAGTTGGAAAAAGAGGTGCACAATATCAAAAGCGGATTAAAGGCTCTCGAAGCG GAGTTACACTACCAGCAGAGCAGGACGAGGGAACGTGGGGATAAGTTTGTGGCCGTGATCGGTGACTTCATCACTGTGGCTGGCTTCAGCTTCTCCGAACTGGAGGACCAGCTGAGTGAAGCCAAGGACAAG TTTGCCAAATCTTTGAAGCACTTTggggaggaagaagggaggaTGCAGCCCGATGAGTTCTTCGGGATCTTCGACACATTCTTACAGTCGTTCAGCGAAGCGCGGCAGGACCTGGAGAACATGCAGCGACGCAAGgacgaggaggagaggagggctCGAATGGAGGCCATG CTGAAGGAGCAGAGGGAACGGGAACGGCGGGCCAAGAAAGGCGGCACTTCAGACGAGGTCGACGGGGAGTTCGACGACCTGGTCTCGGCGCTGCGTTCCGGCGAGGTCTTCGACAAGGACCTGAACAAGTTCAAGCGGAACCGCAAGCGCTCCGTCAACCAGCTGGTGGAGGGTGGTGGCCGCGAACGAGCCGTCACAAAGGTCAACTACTAG